A stretch of the Veillonella parvula DSM 2008 genome encodes the following:
- a CDS encoding DUF4178 domain-containing protein, with amino-acid sequence MKFKCYDVVEIQGKRYVVGEVISYQEFIVDKTIRYDLNDENYKKELGVSKGAQSWTEYGLMPVNGTDKKWLTIVNGEKEYCTFSETVLRSTPPAGYRLHDKGIERVVAVEGQSKARSGDEADYKEYRSIKKDKTYVFFIEGWHGGLTDQAQGERIRLSDVHRRRDQAAQTASKKIRNAARRKEWTRLGLSWGIILFFLGYLFIGDMSWHELRDEVGFPYTMEERIKDSYYYEPQGTKDGLMVYTSKQDPNATAIDLIDAVYGKVYTIKQDTKSPEQWIVIYTTKDVSVISVVNGTTYVEVGQLKNLSDSEDRRIATIRNDSEILLRYAYMVELKNKQGRKTLSNIIKD; translated from the coding sequence ATGAAATTTAAGTGTTATGATGTTGTAGAGATTCAGGGAAAACGATATGTAGTCGGGGAGGTCATTTCTTATCAAGAGTTTATCGTTGATAAAACAATACGTTATGACCTTAATGATGAAAATTATAAAAAAGAACTGGGTGTTTCCAAAGGAGCTCAGTCTTGGACCGAATATGGTCTTATGCCCGTTAATGGGACGGATAAAAAATGGCTTACCATTGTAAACGGTGAAAAAGAATATTGCACTTTTTCTGAAACAGTTTTACGTTCAACCCCTCCTGCAGGATATAGATTACATGATAAAGGTATAGAACGTGTCGTAGCTGTGGAGGGACAATCGAAGGCTAGAAGTGGCGACGAAGCAGATTATAAAGAATATAGATCAATTAAAAAGGATAAAACCTATGTATTCTTTATTGAGGGCTGGCATGGTGGTTTGACGGACCAAGCTCAAGGTGAGAGGATTCGTTTGTCTGATGTACATCGACGGCGAGATCAGGCTGCTCAAACAGCGAGTAAAAAGATTCGTAATGCAGCTCGCAGAAAAGAATGGACACGATTGGGTCTGAGTTGGGGAATCATTTTATTCTTTTTGGGATATTTGTTTATAGGAGATATGTCTTGGCATGAATTACGTGATGAAGTAGGATTCCCATATACCATGGAAGAGCGCATTAAAGATTCCTATTATTATGAACCGCAAGGTACAAAAGACGGTTTGATGGTATATACGTCAAAGCAAGATCCAAATGCAACGGCTATCGATCTTATCGATGCTGTGTATGGCAAGGTTTATACCATTAAACAAGATACTAAGTCCCCTGAGCAGTGGATTGTCATTTATACGACTAAAGATGTATCTGTTATTAGTGTGGTTAATGGCACTACGTATGTTGAAGTGGGGCAATTAAAAAACTTGTCAGATTCGGAGGATAGGCGTATAGCGACTATTAGAAATGACAGTGAAATATTGTTACGATATGCGTATATGGTGGAGTTAAAGAATAAGCAGGGTCGTAAGACGTTATCAAATATAATAAAAGATTGA
- a CDS encoding RNA methyltransferase: MANLYIGLVHYPIMNKHKEVITTAITNYDIHDIARASITYDVSKYFVIHNIPAQRELAATIMEHWKSGFGSTYNPDRKDAFTGVELVNSIAVAVRTIEELEGVKPIVATTDARTYDNTISYARMREHLENEGHPVLVLFGTGYGMTKETMESFDYILEPIYGHGEYNHLSVRSAVSIILDRLRGEAWWNK; this comes from the coding sequence TTGGCTAATTTATATATCGGACTTGTTCATTATCCGATTATGAACAAGCATAAAGAGGTCATTACGACGGCCATTACAAATTATGATATTCATGATATTGCACGAGCGTCTATTACCTATGATGTGTCTAAATATTTTGTGATTCACAATATACCGGCTCAACGAGAGTTAGCAGCCACTATTATGGAACATTGGAAGTCAGGCTTTGGTAGTACCTATAATCCGGACAGAAAAGATGCTTTCACAGGCGTTGAACTCGTTAATTCTATCGCTGTTGCGGTGCGTACTATCGAGGAACTGGAAGGGGTAAAACCTATCGTAGCAACTACCGATGCTAGAACTTATGATAATACAATTTCCTATGCACGGATGCGTGAACACCTTGAAAATGAGGGGCACCCTGTGTTAGTATTATTTGGTACCGGTTATGGTATGACAAAAGAAACGATGGAAAGCTTTGACTATATTTTAGAACCTATATATGGCCATGGTGAATACAATCATTTATCCGTGCGTAGCGCCGTATCAATCATCTTAGATCGGCTGCGGGGCGAAGCATGGTGGAATAAATAG
- a CDS encoding DUF350 domain-containing protein gives MIYIPDVLLTIFYACFGIILMLTANTVIDFFVPGKFSEEIKRGNCAVAWLSAGSFIGIGEILRAVIMSPAVTTADTSLLYGIVASVIYAVLGIILFVTGYMFINIWHRKYKLSEEIIRGNTAAGILVFGIFVGLALVISGAVH, from the coding sequence ATGATTTATATACCAGATGTATTATTGACAATTTTTTATGCTTGCTTTGGCATTATACTGATGTTAACGGCGAATACGGTTATCGATTTCTTCGTACCTGGTAAATTTAGTGAAGAAATTAAGCGTGGTAATTGTGCTGTGGCGTGGCTTTCAGCGGGATCATTTATCGGTATCGGTGAAATTTTGCGCGCTGTTATCATGTCACCAGCCGTGACTACAGCTGATACTTCCTTGTTATATGGTATCGTAGCCAGTGTTATATATGCTGTGCTTGGTATTATATTATTTGTGACAGGCTATATGTTTATCAATATTTGGCATCGTAAATATAAATTGTCCGAAGAAATTATACGCGGTAATACAGCGGCAGGCATTCTTGTGTTTGGCATCTTCGTAGGTCTTGCCCTTGTTATTAGCGGTGCTGTGCACTAA
- a CDS encoding FAD-containing oxidoreductase produces MNTKQYDIIVLGFGKAGKTLAAKFGSMGKSVAMIEENPLMYGGTCINIACIPTKTMIIAASKGLSYDQVLNQREVVTSRLRNKNFGMLDTNEHVDVYTGHGAFISNKEIAVTAGEDKIILSADTIVINTGAVAIKPNISGIDTATGFYNSTEIQQLPTHPSTLGVIGAGPIGLEFASLYAKLGAKVTVFNIESGILKREEPIVQELANEYLTEQGIAILNDVTLNSVSNDGDKPVITANNQNYTFDAVLYATGRKANTANIGLEHTDIATNERGAIVVNDTCESSVPGVYAVGDVNGGPQFTYISLDDFRIVFGALTGNSQYTLKDRKNIPYTTFLTPPLSRVGLTEEDAINQGYTVKTKEMLVATMPRAHVNDYLKGAFKIVVDADNDLILGATLYSQGAEELINLIKMAMDNNIPYTYFKNQIFTHPTMAENLNDLCNF; encoded by the coding sequence ATGAATACCAAACAATATGACATTATCGTCTTAGGTTTCGGCAAAGCTGGTAAAACCTTAGCCGCAAAATTTGGCTCTATGGGCAAATCTGTAGCCATGATTGAAGAAAATCCTCTAATGTACGGTGGTACATGTATTAATATCGCATGTATCCCTACTAAGACGATGATCATTGCCGCATCAAAAGGCTTATCATACGATCAAGTATTAAACCAACGTGAAGTTGTTACATCTCGCTTACGCAATAAAAACTTCGGTATGCTAGATACAAATGAACATGTCGATGTCTATACTGGGCATGGTGCATTTATTAGCAATAAAGAAATCGCCGTTACCGCTGGCGAGGATAAGATTATATTATCTGCTGACACTATCGTTATAAACACTGGTGCTGTAGCGATTAAACCTAATATTTCTGGCATTGATACGGCTACAGGTTTCTATAATAGTACAGAGATTCAACAATTACCTACTCATCCTAGTACATTAGGTGTTATCGGCGCTGGTCCTATCGGTCTTGAATTTGCCAGCCTATATGCTAAACTAGGTGCAAAGGTAACAGTATTTAATATTGAATCTGGTATCTTAAAACGAGAGGAACCGATCGTACAAGAATTAGCTAACGAGTACTTGACTGAGCAAGGTATTGCTATTCTTAATGATGTAACATTAAACTCTGTATCCAATGATGGCGACAAACCAGTTATCACCGCTAATAATCAAAACTATACTTTTGATGCTGTTCTATACGCTACAGGTCGCAAAGCCAATACAGCTAATATTGGTTTAGAACATACGGACATCGCTACTAACGAACGCGGTGCTATTGTAGTTAATGATACTTGTGAAAGCTCCGTCCCTGGTGTATACGCAGTCGGTGATGTAAACGGTGGTCCTCAATTCACATATATATCTCTTGATGACTTCCGTATCGTATTTGGCGCACTTACTGGTAACAGCCAGTATACCTTAAAAGATCGTAAAAATATTCCTTATACTACCTTCTTAACACCTCCACTTTCTCGTGTAGGTCTTACAGAAGAAGATGCAATCAACCAAGGATATACGGTTAAAACGAAAGAAATGCTCGTAGCTACCATGCCTAGAGCACATGTAAACGACTATTTAAAAGGCGCCTTTAAAATTGTTGTGGATGCGGATAACGACTTAATCCTGGGCGCTACACTCTATTCCCAAGGCGCAGAAGAATTGATTAACTTAATTAAAATGGCTATGGATAATAACATTCCATATACATATTTCAAAAATCAAATCTTCACACACCCTACAATGGCAGAAAACTTAAACGACCTTTGTAATTTCTAA
- a CDS encoding glutathionylspermidine synthase family protein — protein sequence MKSYIDELDRNIFNFVEYEGYDDRYPSLSMQAFSSDFYDEIRHVSRRLFQIFCKAAKVFQMAPDDFARNMDMPDNLIPYLHKSNALGLPTWLSRFDFVLDVNGNLRMVELNADTPCFLIESYYANEVAANYVGRKHPNKECRKELHTFLKRMYDAVLSAKYGRNQYKSMLANRERLPKDPFVFSCFHDYFEDYGTTQFLMNELKTACPEADTRFISFYDMKIDDEGIPLADGSHATLLYRLHPMELLIDERTLDDEPLGEMFLDLYEDNTFALFNPPEAIILQNKSFMSLVYALYLTDQFFTKPDRDIIERYLAPSYFENDFSSLDDGLYIQKEIWGREGKHVQVVQKRGDTSELYMEKLVDNYDDIICRDSKKVMYQDFIQQKHFTHTVDCGVKDGFLTLSCFMLGDQASAVGCRFSPEEIAGTEAYFVPLLIE from the coding sequence ATGAAATCCTATATTGATGAGCTTGATAGAAATATATTTAATTTCGTGGAATATGAAGGGTATGATGATCGGTATCCTTCCTTGTCTATGCAGGCCTTTTCATCCGACTTTTACGATGAAATTCGTCATGTTTCACGTAGATTATTTCAAATATTTTGTAAAGCTGCAAAAGTATTTCAAATGGCCCCAGATGATTTTGCACGAAACATGGATATGCCAGACAATTTAATTCCATACTTACATAAGTCGAATGCCTTAGGTTTACCAACGTGGTTATCTCGCTTTGATTTTGTTCTTGATGTAAATGGCAATTTGCGCATGGTAGAACTTAATGCAGATACGCCGTGTTTTCTTATTGAGAGCTATTATGCTAATGAAGTTGCAGCTAATTATGTAGGACGAAAACATCCTAATAAAGAATGCCGAAAAGAATTACATACATTTTTAAAGCGCATGTATGATGCTGTTTTATCAGCTAAGTATGGTAGAAATCAATATAAGTCTATGCTGGCAAATAGAGAAAGACTACCTAAGGATCCCTTTGTATTCTCCTGCTTTCATGATTATTTTGAAGATTATGGAACAACACAGTTTCTTATGAATGAGCTAAAAACAGCCTGCCCTGAGGCTGACACGCGCTTTATATCCTTTTATGATATGAAGATTGATGATGAGGGCATTCCTTTAGCAGATGGTAGTCATGCGACCCTATTGTATCGATTACATCCCATGGAGCTTTTGATTGATGAGAGGACGCTTGATGATGAACCTTTGGGTGAGATGTTCTTAGATCTTTACGAGGATAATACATTTGCTCTTTTTAATCCGCCAGAGGCAATTATTTTACAAAATAAATCCTTTATGTCCTTAGTATATGCATTGTATTTAACAGATCAATTTTTTACGAAACCAGATCGAGATATAATCGAACGATATTTGGCACCATCCTATTTTGAAAATGATTTTTCCTCTCTTGATGATGGCCTTTATATTCAAAAGGAGATTTGGGGGCGTGAAGGAAAGCATGTACAAGTTGTTCAAAAGCGTGGTGATACATCTGAGCTTTATATGGAAAAGCTAGTTGATAACTATGACGATATCATTTGTCGCGATAGTAAAAAGGTTATGTATCAAGATTTTATACAGCAGAAACATTTTACTCATACAGTGGATTGTGGAGTGAAAGATGGATTTTTAACTTTATCCTGTTTTATGCTTGGTGATCAAGCTTCCGCGGTAGGATGCCGTTTTTCTCCGGAAGAGATAGCTGGTACAGAAGCATACTTTGTACCATTATTAATAGAGTAA
- a CDS encoding YebC/PmpR family DNA-binding transcriptional regulator — MSGHSKWANIKHKKGKTDALKAKLATKISREITVAARMGGADPTGNMRLKLALQKARENNIPKDNIQRAIDKGIGATDMNAYEEIVYEGYGPAGVAVTVEVMTDNRNRAAADVRHAFSKQGGNLGESGCVGWMFKSKGVFVIDKEGHDEDEVTMLALEAGAEDLKSEDDVFEIYTTPEDFDAVEAALADAGIETVVAKITMIPDTTIELTGDDAVKMQKMLDVLDDLDDVQNVYHNGILPDDEEE, encoded by the coding sequence ATGTCAGGACATTCTAAATGGGCAAATATTAAACATAAAAAAGGTAAAACCGATGCATTAAAAGCTAAATTGGCTACAAAAATCAGTCGTGAAATTACCGTTGCAGCACGCATGGGTGGTGCAGATCCAACTGGTAATATGCGTTTGAAATTGGCTTTGCAAAAAGCTCGTGAAAATAATATCCCTAAGGATAACATTCAACGTGCTATCGACAAAGGTATCGGTGCTACGGACATGAATGCATATGAAGAAATCGTATACGAAGGTTATGGCCCTGCCGGTGTTGCCGTTACTGTTGAGGTGATGACTGATAATCGTAATCGTGCTGCTGCAGACGTGCGCCATGCATTCTCTAAACAAGGTGGTAATCTTGGTGAAAGCGGCTGTGTAGGCTGGATGTTCAAATCTAAAGGCGTATTTGTTATCGATAAAGAAGGTCATGATGAAGATGAGGTAACTATGCTAGCTCTTGAAGCTGGAGCAGAAGACCTTAAGTCTGAAGATGATGTATTTGAAATTTATACAACACCAGAGGATTTTGATGCGGTAGAAGCAGCGCTTGCTGATGCGGGTATCGAAACTGTAGTAGCTAAAATCACGATGATTCCAGATACAACAATTGAGTTGACTGGTGATGATGCTGTAAAAATGCAGAAAATGCTTGACGTATTGGATGATCTTGATGATGTACAAAACGTATATCATAATGGTATTTTGCCGGACGATGAAGAAGAATAA
- a CDS encoding YlqD family protein, with product MEEMTLRVPVAVKAKVTDDLKAKIVSDLETRLDMVNKDLEAIEFQAQRILADAAKVDATSLTAIRQQIDEEKNKRLAFKEEVTAKLKDAKELSLGTEIPQGTLEQTVTVKIGDNLDALMGAEILLEDGKIVAFRQ from the coding sequence ATGGAAGAAATGACATTACGTGTCCCTGTAGCAGTAAAAGCAAAAGTAACAGACGACTTGAAAGCGAAAATTGTATCCGATCTTGAAACTCGCCTTGATATGGTAAATAAAGATTTGGAAGCAATTGAGTTTCAAGCCCAACGTATTTTAGCTGATGCAGCTAAAGTTGATGCTACAAGTCTTACTGCTATTCGTCAACAAATCGACGAAGAAAAAAATAAACGCTTGGCTTTCAAAGAAGAAGTAACAGCTAAATTGAAGGATGCTAAGGAGTTGTCTTTAGGAACTGAAATTCCTCAAGGTACATTAGAGCAAACAGTTACCGTTAAAATCGGAGATAATTTGGATGCCTTGATGGGCGCTGAAATCCTATTAGAAGACGGTAAGATCGTTGCGTTTCGTCAATAA
- a CDS encoding KH domain-containing protein, whose product MIELISLIAKSLVKQPDAVSVTMVQKGNVEVYELHVAPEDMGKVIGKQGRIAKAIRSVVKAAAIKENKKISVDIV is encoded by the coding sequence ATGATAGAATTAATTTCATTAATTGCGAAATCATTAGTGAAGCAGCCTGATGCCGTTTCTGTTACCATGGTCCAAAAGGGGAATGTTGAAGTTTACGAACTTCATGTAGCCCCAGAGGATATGGGCAAAGTCATCGGAAAGCAAGGTAGAATTGCAAAAGCGATTCGATCTGTGGTGAAAGCGGCGGCTATTAAAGAGAACAAAAAGATATCTGTTGATATTGTCTAA
- the ffh gene encoding signal recognition particle protein, with protein MAFDSLSEKLQEAFQSLKGKGKITEDDVNLALRQVRTALLEADVNFMVAKDFVKSIKEKALGEEVFGSLNPAQTVIKIVNDELTALLGGTQSRIMISSKPPTIIMLVGLQGAGKTTTAGKLAVYLRKQGKRPMLVAADVYRPAAITQLQVVGKQIDIPVFSDETPGANPVDIARRAVEQSTHMLKDVVIIDTAGRLAIDEVLMDELSNIKAAVRPHEILLVVDSMIGQDAVTTAQTFNEKLGVDGVILTKLDGDARGGAALSIKAVTGLPIKFTGVSEKMDGFDVFYPDRMASRILDLGDFKTLIENVQGAIDEEEAREMAKKMAKNNFTLDDFLKQMNQVRKLGPLQNIIGMLPGMGQIKDQLKDLDLNSKEVRRIEAIITSMTAAERENPSILNGSRRKRIALGSGTQVQDVNRLLKQFEEARKMMKRMQGLRGGKGGFPGMPKLPFM; from the coding sequence ATGGCATTTGATAGCTTGTCAGAAAAACTGCAAGAAGCCTTTCAATCCTTAAAAGGGAAGGGCAAAATTACAGAAGATGATGTCAATCTTGCGTTGCGTCAGGTACGTACGGCTCTATTAGAAGCGGACGTTAATTTTATGGTAGCGAAGGACTTTGTTAAGTCCATTAAGGAAAAGGCCCTCGGTGAAGAGGTGTTCGGTTCCTTGAATCCAGCCCAAACGGTTATTAAAATCGTAAATGATGAGTTAACGGCTCTCTTAGGTGGTACACAAAGTCGTATCATGATTTCTAGCAAGCCACCAACAATTATTATGCTCGTTGGTTTGCAAGGTGCTGGTAAAACCACAACAGCTGGTAAACTAGCTGTATACTTACGCAAACAAGGTAAACGTCCGATGCTTGTCGCTGCCGACGTATATCGTCCAGCTGCGATTACTCAGTTGCAAGTTGTAGGTAAGCAAATTGATATTCCAGTATTTTCGGATGAAACACCTGGTGCAAATCCAGTAGATATTGCGCGTCGTGCCGTAGAGCAAAGTACGCATATGTTGAAAGATGTTGTTATTATCGATACAGCAGGTCGTTTGGCAATTGATGAAGTCCTCATGGATGAGTTGTCCAATATCAAAGCTGCTGTTCGACCTCATGAAATTCTACTCGTTGTAGATTCTATGATCGGTCAAGATGCGGTAACAACAGCGCAAACATTTAATGAAAAATTAGGTGTTGATGGTGTTATCCTTACTAAACTTGATGGTGATGCGCGCGGTGGTGCTGCATTATCTATCAAAGCTGTAACAGGCTTGCCGATCAAGTTCACTGGTGTGAGCGAAAAAATGGATGGTTTTGATGTATTCTATCCAGACCGCATGGCTTCTCGTATTCTCGACTTGGGCGACTTTAAAACATTGATTGAAAATGTACAAGGCGCTATCGATGAAGAAGAAGCTCGTGAAATGGCTAAGAAAATGGCAAAAAACAATTTCACCTTGGATGACTTCTTAAAACAGATGAATCAGGTGAGAAAGTTAGGGCCATTACAAAATATTATTGGCATGTTGCCAGGCATGGGGCAAATTAAGGATCAATTAAAGGACCTTGATTTGAATAGTAAAGAGGTGCGTCGTATTGAGGCTATCATTACATCCATGACGGCGGCAGAGCGAGAAAATCCAAGTATTCTTAATGGTTCTCGTCGCAAGCGTATTGCATTAGGTTCTGGTACACAGGTTCAAGATGTAAATCGCTTGTTGAAACAATTTGAAGAAGCGCGGAAGATGATGAAGCGCATGCAAGGTTTACGTGGCGGTAAGGGCGGCTTCCCTGGAATGCCTAAATTACCGTTTATGTAA
- the rpsP gene encoding 30S ribosomal protein S16 encodes MLKIRLTRLGAKKAPFYRIVVADARAPREGRPVDTIGQYDATKQPAIVNVDEEKALAWLAKGAQPTDTVRSLFKKQGVMQKFADAKK; translated from the coding sequence ATGTTAAAAATTCGTTTGACTCGTTTAGGTGCTAAAAAAGCTCCTTTCTACCGTATTGTAGTTGCTGACGCACGTGCTCCACGTGAAGGTCGTCCTGTTGACACAATTGGTCAATATGATGCTACTAAACAACCAGCTATCGTTAATGTAGACGAAGAAAAAGCTTTGGCTTGGTTAGCTAAAGGTGCTCAGCCTACTGACACTGTTCGCTCCTTGTTCAAAAAACAAGGCGTTATGCAAAAATTTGCAGACGCTAAAAAGTAA
- the ylxM gene encoding YlxM family DNA-binding protein — translation MEERVLISLLLDFYGPLLTDKQRMSLQLHHEDDMSLGEIAEELGVSRQAVYDNLQRARHILNDYESKLHLVAQYEQREGLLSQLKATLPKEVLSETKVQQVLAQMEGYYGI, via the coding sequence ATGGAAGAACGAGTGCTCATAAGTTTGCTCTTAGATTTCTATGGGCCATTGTTGACGGACAAGCAACGCATGTCCTTACAACTTCACCACGAAGATGATATGTCCCTTGGCGAGATTGCTGAGGAATTAGGCGTATCACGACAGGCTGTATACGATAATTTACAGCGTGCTCGACACATTTTAAATGATTACGAATCAAAATTGCACTTGGTGGCACAATATGAACAACGGGAAGGCTTGCTTTCACAGTTGAAAGCAACATTGCCTAAAGAGGTGTTGTCCGAAACTAAGGTGCAACAAGTATTGGCGCAAATGGAGGGATATTATGGCATTTGA
- a CDS encoding ECF transporter S component translates to MKLSTRDIVYIGFIAALCAVATTIRIEIPGGAMVHLGSAALFTTSILFGGLYGGLGAAIGSALFDLFGGHTQYIVFSFFIKGIAGLIVGGMTAGYLPPSITKPTASFGRILVALIIGAVWTAFGYFLAWWFVLESAVVAASKIQYSLITSAAGIVVAIVLTPKLQMIVRRLFTKN, encoded by the coding sequence ATGAAATTAAGTACTCGAGACATTGTCTATATTGGTTTTATTGCCGCGTTATGTGCAGTGGCTACTACAATTCGCATTGAAATACCAGGTGGCGCTATGGTTCATTTAGGATCGGCTGCACTCTTTACAACATCTATACTTTTTGGTGGATTATATGGAGGCTTGGGTGCGGCAATTGGATCTGCACTATTTGATCTCTTTGGTGGTCATACACAGTACATCGTATTTTCTTTCTTTATTAAAGGAATTGCAGGACTTATCGTAGGTGGTATGACTGCAGGCTATTTGCCACCCTCTATTACAAAACCAACTGCATCCTTTGGTCGTATTTTAGTAGCCCTTATTATTGGTGCTGTTTGGACCGCTTTTGGCTACTTCCTTGCGTGGTGGTTCGTTCTTGAAAGTGCGGTCGTGGCGGCTAGTAAAATTCAATACTCTTTGATTACAAGTGCCGCAGGAATTGTGGTTGCTATTGTATTAACCCCTAAATTACAAATGATAGTGCGCAGATTGTTTACTAAAAATTAA
- the rimM gene encoding ribosome maturation factor RimM (Essential for efficient processing of 16S rRNA) produces the protein MKHNDFITIGVIIAPHGVRGDLRIMPQTDFPERFMHMDACYIDGKEYHVASARFHKQFVLASFKEIPNRNTAELFTKKAIQVRREDLVELPEGRYYIFDIIGLEVQDTMGNVLGTVTDVLQPGANDVYVVSKDGEPDQLFAAIEEVVKDINVKNKLMIVDPPEWI, from the coding sequence ATGAAGCATAACGATTTCATCACAATAGGTGTTATCATCGCCCCGCACGGTGTGCGGGGTGATCTTCGTATTATGCCTCAAACCGATTTTCCAGAACGGTTTATGCATATGGATGCCTGTTACATCGATGGTAAAGAATACCACGTTGCATCCGCACGATTTCACAAGCAATTTGTTTTAGCATCTTTTAAGGAAATTCCTAATCGCAATACGGCTGAACTATTCACTAAGAAAGCAATTCAAGTTCGTCGTGAAGATTTAGTGGAATTGCCAGAAGGTCGTTACTATATTTTTGATATCATTGGTCTTGAGGTACAAGATACTATGGGTAACGTGCTTGGCACAGTTACTGATGTATTACAACCAGGTGCTAATGATGTCTATGTGGTCTCCAAAGATGGGGAACCAGATCAATTATTTGCAGCCATTGAAGAGGTCGTTAAAGACATCAATGTGAAAAATAAATTGATGATCGTAGATCCGCCTGAATGGATATAA
- the trmD gene encoding tRNA (guanosine(37)-N1)-methyltransferase TrmD, whose translation MRIDIVSLFPEFFDAFFNHSIIKRAIEAKRLSVDVTNPRDFSHNKHGQVDDTPYGGGAGMLMMAPPIFEAVESVIAQYDSDINDTYTTDEMCDEMSLIGNPNESIRRRIIFMGPTGQPFTQEKARELASYDQVVLICGHYEGVDYRVEKHLVDETISIGDYVLTGGELPAMVVTDAVARMIPGVLGAASGAQEDSFYESLLECPQYTKPPEFRGWTVPDVLRSGHHKNIAAWRQKEALKRTRLLRPDLLERPLTKEEVKLLKEIVAEESRL comes from the coding sequence ATGCGTATTGATATTGTATCTTTATTTCCAGAGTTTTTTGATGCGTTTTTTAATCATTCCATCATAAAACGAGCTATCGAGGCAAAACGTCTATCTGTAGATGTAACGAATCCTCGAGATTTTAGCCATAATAAGCATGGTCAAGTAGATGATACACCATATGGTGGTGGGGCTGGTATGCTCATGATGGCACCTCCTATTTTTGAAGCTGTAGAATCCGTTATTGCTCAATATGATAGTGATATTAATGATACTTATACCACAGATGAGATGTGTGATGAAATGAGTCTTATTGGTAATCCTAATGAAAGTATACGACGTCGTATTATCTTTATGGGACCTACAGGACAGCCTTTCACACAGGAGAAGGCTCGTGAATTGGCTAGCTATGATCAAGTGGTCCTTATTTGTGGTCATTATGAAGGTGTAGATTATCGCGTAGAGAAACATCTTGTAGATGAAACGATTTCTATTGGTGATTATGTATTGACCGGTGGTGAGTTGCCAGCTATGGTAGTTACTGATGCAGTGGCTCGCATGATACCTGGTGTATTAGGTGCGGCTAGTGGGGCACAAGAGGATTCTTTTTATGAGTCACTTTTAGAATGCCCACAATATACAAAACCACCAGAATTTAGAGGTTGGACTGTTCCAGATGTATTGCGTAGTGGTCATCATAAAAATATTGCCGCATGGCGTCAAAAGGAAGCACTAAAAAGAACACGATTATTACGGCCTGACTTATTAGAACGACCATTAACAAAAGAGGAAGTTAAACTGTTAAAAGAAATTGTTGCAGAAGAGTCTAGGCTATGA